One Luteibacter aegosomaticola genomic window carries:
- the queC gene encoding 7-cyano-7-deazaguanine synthase QueC produces MNASNTPRKAVILVSGGMDSAVTIAMAREQGFDVYALSVAYGQRHSSELEASERVSKLLGAVAHKTVVVDLRSIGGSALTADIDVPEEGGEGIPVTYVPARNTIMLSIALGWAEVLGSNDIFCGVNAVDYSGYPDCRPAFIEAFETLANVATKAGVEGAGIRIHAPLMKMGKGDIVTEGVRLGVDFSETVSCYQADAQGRACGHCDACRLRAEGFAKAGVPDNTRYV; encoded by the coding sequence ATGAACGCTTCGAACACCCCCCGCAAGGCCGTCATCCTCGTGTCGGGCGGTATGGATTCCGCTGTCACGATCGCCATGGCGCGTGAGCAGGGCTTCGACGTGTATGCGCTCAGCGTCGCGTACGGCCAGCGCCATAGCTCCGAGCTGGAAGCCTCCGAGCGCGTATCGAAGCTGCTCGGTGCCGTTGCCCATAAGACCGTCGTCGTCGACCTGCGCAGCATCGGTGGTTCGGCACTCACCGCCGACATCGACGTGCCGGAAGAGGGTGGGGAAGGCATCCCGGTCACCTACGTGCCGGCGCGCAACACCATCATGCTCTCGATCGCACTGGGCTGGGCCGAAGTACTCGGTTCCAATGACATCTTCTGCGGTGTGAACGCCGTCGATTACTCCGGCTACCCCGACTGCCGCCCGGCCTTCATCGAAGCGTTCGAAACCCTCGCCAACGTGGCGACGAAGGCAGGCGTCGAAGGCGCCGGTATCCGCATCCACGCCCCGCTGATGAAGATGGGCAAGGGTGACATCGTCACCGAAGGCGTCCGCCTCGGCGTCGACTTCTCGGAAACCGTCAGCTGCTACCAGGCCGACGCCCAGGGCCGCGCCTGCGGCCACTGCGACGCCTGCCGCCTGCGCGCGGAAGGTTTCGCCAAGGCGGGCGTACCGGACAACACCCGCTACGTCTGA
- a CDS encoding four helix bundle protein has protein sequence MSFVLPPVIKLAERMLADTELAVATFPRAHRYSFGNELRTQARAVYRVALDAWRYKATRARALANLVREVDNLKGELQIGQRIRAFRSLGQFEALFLVARDLGKQVGGWNRQFHPQGQNSPSTGQAKRSQILSTRPTSKREVNR, from the coding sequence ATGAGCTTCGTCCTCCCTCCCGTTATCAAGCTAGCCGAGCGCATGCTCGCCGACACGGAGCTTGCCGTGGCCACGTTCCCGCGTGCGCACCGGTATTCGTTCGGCAATGAGCTGCGCACGCAGGCAAGGGCCGTCTATCGCGTCGCGCTCGATGCGTGGCGATACAAGGCGACCCGTGCCCGCGCACTGGCCAATCTGGTACGGGAGGTGGACAACCTCAAGGGCGAGTTGCAGATCGGTCAGCGTATCCGCGCATTCCGGAGCCTCGGACAGTTCGAGGCTCTGTTCCTCGTGGCGCGCGACCTAGGCAAGCAGGTTGGCGGATGGAACCGCCAATTTCACCCTCAAGGGCAGAATTCGCCGTCCACAGGACAGGCGAAGCGTTCCCAGATACTGAGTACCCGTCCCACCTCGAAACGGGAGGTCAATCGATGA
- a CDS encoding RidA family protein, which translates to MTRIEKLRELGYTLPPPFPALGSYAVVTTEGPQVFVSGLGPVKDGKLVRGLVGDDMTLAEAQDAARLTMLMILASLEKECGLDRIARCLRLTVYVRAVPSFEAHPKVADGASDLVRDLFGADVLPARSALGVHSLPMGIPVEIDSIFSLTG; encoded by the coding sequence ATGACACGCATCGAAAAGCTCCGCGAGTTGGGCTACACCTTGCCGCCGCCGTTCCCGGCACTCGGCTCGTACGCTGTGGTGACCACCGAGGGACCCCAGGTCTTTGTCTCAGGCCTGGGGCCAGTCAAGGATGGCAAGCTCGTACGCGGGCTCGTCGGGGATGACATGACCTTGGCCGAGGCTCAGGATGCGGCCAGGCTCACCATGCTGATGATCCTGGCGAGTCTTGAGAAAGAGTGCGGCCTTGATCGCATTGCACGCTGTCTTCGCCTGACTGTCTACGTCCGTGCCGTTCCTTCCTTTGAAGCCCATCCGAAGGTGGCTGACGGCGCTAGCGATCTGGTCCGCGATCTCTTCGGCGCCGACGTGTTGCCGGCGCGAAGTGCGCTCGGCGTGCATTCCCTACCGATGGGGATACCTGTCGAGATCGACAGCATCTTTAGCCTTACCGGCTGA
- a CDS encoding lipid II-degrading bacteriocin: MSAVNLSPVPVFGFTHDPYYGLGDNASYNNKLFNPGPVTPPGVPGLPPQNPEFFGQAAMTNGPKVFAAAQTGDPIATAEAFFQGLSARTGNFVLGQLSIWKDFQVVLSEGYNRPISCNDGGLIGPDGRLSITALAGLYVTHAGNYPIRVEDPSYDFWGTPLMFASGMYYYVAGGGKKRRVRISSLGLHLVPRDFEPVDEILKNALNGPGNYVISGPFEHNIFDRGVADVWAAGLLGRVRGWVNGDLEIRADHSYHFRGSFSLAEDTYDVGASNRPFIQEALTSFLEGVGNTLGHTNYQIEIVGSEPVEGGGVRW; this comes from the coding sequence ATGTCAGCTGTAAATCTATCGCCCGTACCGGTTTTCGGTTTCACGCACGATCCGTACTACGGACTTGGCGACAATGCGAGCTACAACAACAAGCTGTTCAATCCGGGTCCGGTTACGCCGCCTGGCGTTCCAGGCCTCCCGCCGCAGAATCCAGAGTTCTTCGGGCAAGCCGCCATGACGAATGGCCCAAAGGTTTTTGCGGCCGCTCAGACCGGCGATCCAATCGCTACGGCAGAGGCTTTCTTTCAGGGTCTGAGCGCCCGCACCGGAAATTTCGTGCTTGGACAGTTGTCAATCTGGAAGGATTTTCAGGTCGTTCTGAGTGAAGGCTACAACCGCCCCATATCCTGCAACGATGGCGGCCTCATCGGCCCGGATGGTCGATTGTCGATCACAGCACTTGCGGGGCTCTACGTCACACACGCCGGAAACTACCCTATTCGAGTCGAAGACCCTTCGTACGACTTCTGGGGTACACCGCTCATGTTTGCGTCTGGGATGTACTACTACGTAGCCGGTGGCGGCAAGAAGCGTCGCGTTCGCATCAGCTCGCTGGGCCTTCACCTTGTTCCGAGGGATTTCGAACCGGTCGATGAGATTTTGAAGAATGCTCTCAACGGCCCCGGGAACTACGTCATCTCTGGCCCATTCGAGCACAACATCTTTGACCGTGGCGTGGCCGATGTATGGGCTGCCGGCCTTCTTGGGCGTGTTCGTGGCTGGGTGAACGGCGATCTAGAGATCCGAGCGGACCATTCGTACCACTTTCGTGGCTCGTTCTCGCTCGCTGAGGACACTTATGACGTCGGAGCAAGCAACCGGCCGTTTATCCAGGAGGCACTGACAAGCTTTCTGGAGGGCGTCGGGAACACGTTGGGCCACACAAACTATCAGATCGAGATCGTTGGCTCAGAGCCAGTCGAAGGGGGAGGTGTTCGTTGGTAG
- a CDS encoding DUF1566 domain-containing protein, with translation MSSVNIHTLNIHIGSPRALLSVLPADLQYATGFAPHADDATRFSVSEDGSIVTDSKTGLMWSQANVGAKGNFEKAEKAVAECRLGGHADWRMPTREELESILDLTRSDPAIDPVFACDSSWYWSSTAVASAPAYAWFVLFAYGDVNGLHRGSGGAFVRAVRSSSPAGQ, from the coding sequence ATGTCTTCCGTCAACATCCACACGCTCAACATCCATATCGGCTCGCCGCGCGCCCTTCTCAGCGTCCTTCCGGCCGACCTGCAGTACGCAACTGGCTTCGCACCTCACGCCGACGACGCCACCCGTTTTTCCGTCTCTGAGGATGGATCGATCGTCACCGATTCGAAGACCGGACTGATGTGGTCCCAGGCGAACGTCGGCGCCAAGGGCAACTTCGAGAAGGCCGAGAAGGCCGTGGCGGAATGCCGCCTTGGTGGCCACGCCGATTGGCGCATGCCGACCCGCGAAGAGCTCGAATCGATCCTCGACCTGACCCGTAGCGATCCGGCCATCGATCCTGTATTCGCGTGCGACTCGTCCTGGTACTGGAGCAGCACGGCTGTCGCGTCGGCTCCGGCCTACGCCTGGTTCGTCCTCTTCGCCTACGGCGACGTCAACGGCCTCCACCGTGGCAGCGGCGGCGCGTTCGTGCGCGCGGTGCGGTCGTCGTCGCCGGCCGGTCAGTAA
- a CDS encoding DUF1682 domain-containing protein, whose translation MGEAKRRGPREQRVASAIEAIAQERAEAIRRAEEAETLRQQRIAERWAKLSPEEKQRRIAIAQGEAALLGHLVSIPGSGVLAAAGALGVFFRKGDR comes from the coding sequence GTGGGTGAAGCCAAGCGCCGTGGACCGCGTGAGCAGCGCGTGGCCTCTGCCATAGAGGCCATTGCTCAGGAGCGGGCGGAAGCGATTCGGCGCGCAGAGGAAGCTGAAACGCTGCGTCAGCAGCGGATTGCGGAGCGCTGGGCGAAGCTGTCGCCAGAGGAGAAGCAACGAAGGATCGCTATCGCGCAAGGCGAAGCCGCCTTGCTCGGGCACTTAGTTTCTATCCCCGGAAGTGGTGTGCTGGCTGCCGCCGGCGCACTCGGTGTTTTCTTTCGCAAGGGAGATCGGTGA
- the ybgF gene encoding tol-pal system protein YbgF, with product MKKSLAKSFTARLGVAGAIASATLFASVAPAQDRLSLADRVARLEQQNQANSGTTQLVNQVNDLQQQVAQLQGQIEELQHQNQQLQDSQKAQYADVDSRLGRLEKGGAPAGQPAAAAGPAPQQPAPAAAASQQAAAPAPAASTGGNNPGAASPAEQAAYDAAFKSLRGGDYVTASRGFRDFLVKYPESPLAPNAYYWLGESYYVTMNYQVAIEAFQRLVKNYPQSDKVSDGLLKVGYCQIELKQQDAAVATLKQVSAKYPGTKAAGLAQERLRRLQRQTAN from the coding sequence ATGAAGAAGTCTCTGGCTAAAAGTTTCACGGCCAGGCTTGGCGTGGCGGGCGCAATTGCGTCCGCCACGCTTTTTGCGTCTGTGGCCCCGGCTCAGGATCGCCTCAGCCTCGCCGACCGCGTCGCGCGGCTCGAGCAGCAGAACCAGGCCAATTCGGGCACGACGCAACTGGTGAACCAGGTCAACGACCTGCAGCAGCAGGTGGCCCAGCTCCAGGGCCAGATCGAAGAGCTGCAGCACCAGAACCAGCAACTCCAGGATTCCCAGAAGGCGCAGTACGCGGATGTCGATTCGCGGCTGGGTCGTCTTGAAAAAGGTGGTGCGCCCGCCGGCCAGCCGGCCGCGGCTGCCGGTCCGGCACCTCAGCAGCCTGCGCCCGCCGCGGCTGCATCGCAGCAGGCTGCCGCCCCGGCGCCGGCCGCCAGCACGGGTGGCAACAACCCGGGCGCCGCCTCACCGGCCGAACAGGCTGCCTACGATGCGGCGTTCAAATCGCTTCGCGGTGGCGACTACGTTACGGCCTCGCGTGGCTTCCGCGACTTCCTGGTGAAGTACCCGGAGAGCCCGCTCGCACCCAACGCCTATTACTGGCTGGGTGAGTCCTACTACGTCACCATGAACTATCAGGTGGCTATCGAAGCCTTCCAGCGCCTGGTGAAGAATTATCCCCAGAGCGACAAGGTCTCCGATGGCCTGCTCAAGGTCGGCTACTGCCAGATCGAACTGAAGCAGCAGGACGCGGCCGTGGCCACCCTGAAGCAGGTCTCGGCCAAGTATCCGGGTACCAAGGCCGCTGGCCTCGCACAGGAACGCCTGCGTCGCCTGCAGCGCCAGACGGCAAACTAA
- a CDS encoding site-specific integrase, with translation MTRGRPRKKDRTIPEHIDQAKLPVGCYWDARDRVWYTIHRAPKPRRQKVAGADALMSDLHLAMETIRGVDRKALNWLLDQYHTSHVFTALSIRTQSDYGRQRELVRTLALKDGSTLGALDYGRLNTAFFQRLVDKIAGEGTPTKANHLMRYLRLVYSWAVRRGFVAVNPVKGTAQATERKQRRLPRPEVMAALVRMAYEGGQLQARIKGSCPPYLWAIADIAYLCRLRGIEVVTLPESHGLEAGIQTNRRKGSRDNIVAWTPRLRMAWDALIRYRDAIWKAAGMPVPIRAENRPLVVAEHGGALKKSSLDSAWQRIKKRAIRENVITEEDWFGLHDLKRRGVTDTAGNRADKQEGSGHRTESMMDVYDLSLPIVPAAGSAKIAP, from the coding sequence GTGACGCGAGGTCGCCCCCGCAAGAAAGACCGCACCATCCCCGAGCACATCGACCAGGCGAAGCTGCCGGTAGGGTGTTACTGGGACGCCCGCGATCGCGTCTGGTACACGATCCACCGTGCGCCCAAGCCGAGGCGTCAGAAGGTCGCCGGCGCCGATGCGCTGATGTCCGACCTTCATTTGGCAATGGAGACGATTCGTGGTGTCGATCGAAAAGCGCTCAACTGGCTCCTCGATCAGTACCACACCAGCCATGTGTTCACCGCCCTGTCGATACGGACACAGTCCGATTACGGGCGCCAGCGAGAACTAGTTCGCACGCTAGCCCTCAAGGATGGGAGCACCCTGGGTGCCTTGGACTATGGTCGCCTGAATACCGCGTTCTTCCAGCGCCTGGTCGACAAGATCGCTGGAGAGGGTACTCCAACGAAGGCGAACCACCTGATGCGCTACCTTCGTCTGGTCTACTCCTGGGCAGTCCGCCGCGGTTTCGTGGCGGTGAACCCAGTTAAGGGAACAGCCCAGGCGACGGAGCGAAAGCAACGCAGGCTCCCGCGCCCCGAAGTTATGGCCGCGCTCGTCAGGATGGCCTACGAAGGCGGACAACTACAGGCACGCATTAAGGGAAGCTGTCCGCCCTATCTCTGGGCGATCGCCGACATTGCTTACCTGTGCCGCCTCCGTGGTATCGAGGTGGTCACGCTTCCAGAGAGCCATGGTCTCGAGGCAGGGATCCAGACCAATCGGCGTAAGGGCAGCCGAGACAACATCGTTGCCTGGACTCCGCGGCTACGCATGGCCTGGGACGCACTCATTCGCTACCGGGACGCCATCTGGAAAGCTGCGGGAATGCCTGTGCCGATCCGAGCCGAAAACCGCCCGCTAGTCGTGGCAGAGCATGGCGGCGCGCTGAAGAAAAGCAGCCTCGACTCGGCGTGGCAGCGCATCAAGAAGCGCGCTATCCGCGAGAATGTAATCACCGAGGAAGACTGGTTTGGCCTCCACGATCTGAAACGCCGCGGCGTGACGGACACGGCGGGGAATCGCGCTGATAAACAGGAAGGTAGCGGGCATCGCACAGAATCGATGATGGACGTCTACGACCTCAGTCTACCGATCGTTCCAGCCGCTGGATCTGCCAAAATCGCCCCGTAA
- a CDS encoding RNA-directed DNA polymerase, whose amino-acid sequence MEPPISPSRAEFAVHRTGEAFPDTEYPSHLETGGQSMRKSRYHQNGCSTGSQADGDASAPAYAWIVNFNNGNVNNNHRDNNNAFVRAVRSSSPAGECRGVRHGKDAATFSDMFHAHKAARRNKRASTNQMRFEANWADGLLNLAHQINACTWSPAPAACFIAKRPKAREIHAPDFGDRIVHHWLVPQIERIYEPTFIHDSYANRRGKGTHAAIERVKSMVRAVHSGQGGGWYLQLDVHNFFNSIHRPTLYRMLKARLQRAGISASAMHVVHALLRQPVSRQGIVHQASRADRELVPPHKRLENAPPGCGLPIGNLSSQFFANVYLDRLDQFVKHTLKAPRYVRYVDDFVLVHRDRSVLEGWKRDIEEFLGKELRLSLKADVRLRPLTTGIDFLGYVIYPTHTRVRARVLAHANEALSAWAARRVREGNVTATPEEFRGARSIWASYEGHMRHANTHRLRERFLRRYTWLAAVGRPIRFAVALEGRSVAIQTKEVSRG is encoded by the coding sequence ATGGAACCGCCAATTTCACCCTCAAGGGCAGAATTCGCCGTCCACAGGACAGGCGAAGCGTTCCCAGATACTGAGTACCCGTCCCACCTCGAAACGGGAGGTCAATCGATGAGGAAGTCGCGCTACCACCAGAACGGATGCTCGACCGGCTCGCAAGCGGATGGGGATGCGTCGGCTCCGGCCTACGCCTGGATCGTCAATTTCAACAACGGCAACGTCAACAACAACCACCGTGACAACAACAACGCGTTCGTGCGCGCGGTGCGGTCGTCGTCGCCGGCCGGTGAGTGTCGGGGTGTCCGACATGGCAAGGATGCCGCCACCTTCAGCGATATGTTCCACGCCCATAAGGCCGCTCGTCGTAACAAGCGCGCCAGCACCAACCAGATGCGTTTCGAGGCCAATTGGGCCGATGGCCTATTGAACCTCGCCCACCAGATCAACGCTTGTACCTGGTCGCCCGCACCAGCAGCCTGCTTCATCGCGAAGCGGCCGAAGGCGCGTGAGATCCACGCTCCCGACTTCGGCGACAGGATCGTTCACCACTGGCTCGTCCCTCAGATCGAGCGCATCTACGAGCCTACGTTCATCCATGACAGCTATGCCAACCGGCGCGGCAAGGGCACGCATGCGGCCATCGAACGGGTGAAGTCCATGGTCCGCGCCGTTCACAGCGGCCAGGGCGGTGGCTGGTATCTACAGCTCGACGTGCACAACTTCTTCAACTCGATCCACCGGCCGACGCTATACCGAATGCTCAAGGCGCGGCTTCAGCGTGCCGGCATATCCGCCTCGGCCATGCACGTGGTGCACGCCCTGCTCCGCCAGCCGGTATCGCGGCAGGGCATCGTGCATCAGGCCAGCCGGGCCGACCGCGAACTCGTTCCGCCGCACAAGCGGCTGGAGAACGCGCCGCCAGGCTGTGGGCTCCCGATCGGCAACCTGTCGTCCCAGTTTTTCGCCAACGTCTACCTCGACCGGCTGGACCAGTTCGTGAAGCACACCCTCAAGGCGCCGCGGTACGTGCGCTATGTGGACGACTTCGTTCTGGTCCACCGCGATCGCTCGGTGTTGGAAGGCTGGAAGAGGGACATCGAGGAATTTCTCGGGAAGGAACTGCGCCTTTCCCTCAAGGCCGACGTGCGCCTCCGCCCACTGACCACCGGCATCGACTTTCTCGGGTACGTGATCTACCCGACCCATACCCGGGTCCGGGCACGCGTACTGGCTCATGCCAACGAAGCACTGAGCGCCTGGGCTGCCCGACGCGTGCGCGAAGGTAACGTCACAGCGACGCCTGAGGAATTCCGGGGAGCGCGGTCGATCTGGGCCAGCTACGAAGGGCATATGCGGCATGCGAACACGCACCGTCTCAGAGAGCGCTTCCTGCGGCGCTATACATGGCTTGCTGCTGTTGGCCGACCCATTCGATTTGCCGTGGCGCTCGAAGGGCGATCGGTAGCGATACAAACGAAGGAGGTGAGTCGTGGGTGA
- the queE gene encoding 7-carboxy-7-deazaguanine synthase QueE, which produces MNGNTAIPADVPPAAPVRERLRITEIFHSVQGEADAIGWPTVFVRLTGCPLRCVWCDTEYSFHGGQWHDIDAIVAEVASHGAKHVCVTGGEPLSQKRCHILLRKLCDAGHEVSLETSGALDVSQVDPRVRKVMDLKAPDSGESARNLWSNLDHLLPHDQVKFVIASRGDFEWSRDVVREHGLDSKAMVLFSPVWGKVGPRELAEWILAERLPVRFQLQLHKLLWNDAQGH; this is translated from the coding sequence ATGAACGGCAACACCGCAATTCCGGCGGATGTTCCGCCGGCTGCTCCCGTCCGGGAACGCCTGCGGATCACCGAGATCTTCCACTCCGTGCAGGGTGAGGCCGATGCCATCGGCTGGCCCACCGTGTTCGTGCGCCTTACCGGCTGCCCGCTACGCTGCGTCTGGTGCGATACCGAATACTCCTTCCACGGTGGGCAGTGGCACGATATCGATGCCATCGTCGCCGAGGTGGCCAGCCACGGGGCGAAACACGTCTGCGTCACCGGTGGCGAACCGCTCTCGCAGAAGCGCTGCCATATCCTGCTGCGCAAGCTGTGCGATGCCGGCCACGAGGTTTCGCTCGAGACCTCGGGCGCCCTCGATGTCTCCCAGGTGGATCCGCGTGTCCGCAAGGTCATGGACCTCAAGGCACCGGATTCGGGCGAGAGCGCCCGCAACCTGTGGTCCAACCTCGATCACCTGTTGCCGCACGACCAGGTCAAGTTTGTCATCGCCAGCCGCGGCGATTTCGAGTGGTCGCGCGATGTCGTCCGCGAGCATGGCCTCGATAGCAAGGCCATGGTGTTGTTCTCCCCGGTGTGGGGCAAGGTCGGTCCGCGTGAGCTGGCCGAATGGATCCTCGCCGAACGCCTGCCGGTGCGTTTCCAGCTGCAGCTGCACAAGCTGCTGTGGAACGACGCCCAGGGCCATTGA
- the pal gene encoding peptidoglycan-associated lipoprotein Pal, with amino-acid sequence MNKTVTVALAALLCVGAAACSKKNTKPAPQPEAQPMATQTAPTNDGKYKPEDLDTDACLRQRVVYFDFDKNEVKPEFQQIIACHAKYLQDRPQSAMTLEGNTDERGTREYNLGLGERRGNAVSSALQAAGGSAGQVNVTSYGKEKPVCKEHNEDCWAKNRRVEIVYTAK; translated from the coding sequence ATGAATAAGACCGTTACCGTCGCCCTGGCTGCCCTGCTTTGCGTGGGTGCTGCCGCGTGCTCCAAGAAGAACACCAAGCCGGCTCCGCAGCCGGAAGCCCAGCCGATGGCTACCCAGACTGCGCCGACCAACGACGGCAAGTACAAGCCGGAAGACCTCGACACCGACGCTTGCCTGCGTCAGCGCGTCGTTTACTTCGACTTCGATAAGAACGAAGTGAAGCCGGAATTCCAGCAGATCATCGCTTGCCACGCCAAGTACCTGCAGGATCGTCCGCAGTCGGCCATGACCCTCGAGGGTAACACCGACGAGCGCGGCACCCGCGAGTACAACCTGGGCCTCGGCGAGCGCCGTGGCAATGCCGTCTCCAGCGCCCTCCAGGCTGCTGGTGGTTCGGCTGGCCAGGTCAACGTGACCTCGTACGGCAAGGAAAAGCCGGTGTGCAAGGAGCACAACGAGGATTGCTGGGCCAAGAACCGTCGCGTTGAGATCGTCTACACCGCGAAGTAA